One segment of Manihot esculenta cultivar AM560-2 chromosome 4, M.esculenta_v8, whole genome shotgun sequence DNA contains the following:
- the LOC110613375 gene encoding cytochrome P450 CYP82D47, translating to MESLSPFAATIMVVILSFISWFIYSSSWTWKKTCMKRAPPEAAGAWPVIGHLHLLGGSQSPLSVLGKMADKYGPIFTIKLGVHRTLVVSNWEIAKECFTSNDKTFANRPKALAMEILGYDYSMFGFSPYGEYWCQIRKIVTLELLSNQRLEMLKHVREAEVKAAIKGLYKEWIKNKSNTDKLTAEMKRWFWDITLNVVLKIIVGKRYVEYENGSKGEDDAWREALREFMELLGKFVVSDALPYLRWLDLGGMERKMKKTLKNLDHVVQEWLEERKKKKGTDKTKGEEDFMEALMSILNDAKQFSSRDVDTINKATCLVLILAASETSTITMTWALCLLLNNRDVLKKAQNELDIHVGRERQVKESDTKSLIYLQAIIKETFRLYPAAPQLVPHESMEECVINGYHIQPKTRLLINVTKIHRDPSVWLNPEKFQPERFLITHKDVDFRGQNFELIPFGSGRRMCPGISFALQVLNLTLASFLHAFEIETLSDSPIDMTESGGITNYKVTPLEVVLTPRLPAHLY from the exons ATGGAGTCTCTTTCTCCCTTCGCAGCCACTATTATGGTCGTTATACTTTCTTTTATATCTTGGTTCATATACTCTTCGTCTTGGACTTGGAAAAAGACATGCATGAAGAGAGCACCGCCGGAAGCTGCTGGTGCTTGGCCTGTTATTGGCCATCTTCATCTCCTAGGAGGTTCACAGTCACCTCTCTCAGTCCTGGGAAAAATGGCTGACAAGTACGGTCCCATATTTACAATCAAGCTTGGTGTTCATCGAACACTTGTCGTAAGTAACTGGGAGATTGCCAAGGAGTGTTTCACTTCCAATGACAAAACGTTTGCTAATCGACCAAAGGCACTTGCCATGGAAATTTTAggctatgattattccatgttTGGCTTCAGTCCTTACGGAGAATACTGGTGTCAAATTCGTAAGATAGTCACACTTGAGCTTCTGTCCAATCAGCGGCTTGAGATGTTAAAGCATGTTAGGGAAGCTGAGGTAAAGGCTGCCATAAAAGGGTTGTACAAGGAATGGATCAAGAACAAAAGTAACACCGATAAGCTTACTGCAGAGATGAAGAGATGGTTCTGGGACATAACTTTGAATGTGGTACTAAAGATTATTGTAGGGAAGCGATATGTGGAGTATGAAAATGGTAGCAAGGGTGAAGATGATGCATGGCGAGAAGCTCTTAGGGAATTTATGGAACTTTTAGGGAAATTTGTGGTATCAGATGCGTTACCATATTTAAGGTGGTTGGATTTGGGAGGAATGGAGAGGAAGATGAAGAAGACCCTCAAAAACCTCGACCATGTTGTTCAAGAATGGTTAGAAGAAcgtaagaagaagaaaggaacaGACAAAACAAAGGGCGAGGAAGATTTCATGGAGGCTCTGATGTCCATTTTAAATGACGCAAAACAGTTTTCCAGTCGAGATGTCGATACCATTAACAAAGCTACGTGCCTG GTTCTTATTTTAGCAGCCTCGGAGACCTCAACAATTACAATGACTTGGGCTTTGTGTTTACTACTCAATAACCGTGATGTCCTAAAGAAGGCTCAAAATGAACTAGACATCCATGTCGGTCGAGAAAGGCAAGTGAAGGAGTCAGACACAAAGAGTTTGATTTACCTGCAAGCAATTATCAAGGAAACATTCAGATTATATCCTGCTGCGCCACAGCTGGTTCCCCACGAATCCATGGAAGAGTGCGTTATAAATGGCTACCATATTCAACCAAAGACACGCTTACTTATAAATGTTACGAAAATTCATAGAGACCCAAGTGTGTGGCTGAATCCTGAGAAATTTCAGCCGGAGAGGTTTCTCATCACCCACAAGGACGTTGACTTCAGGGGCCAAAACTTCGAGTTGATACCCTTTGGCAGTGGAAGAAGAATGTGCCCTGGAATCTCATTTGCTCTTCAAGTTTTGAACCTGACATTGGCAAGTTTTTTGCATGCGTTTGAAATTGAAACTTTATCAGACAGTCCAATTGATATGACTGAATCAGGTGGAATAACCAACTATAAGGTTACCCCTTTAGAAGTTGTTCTTACTCCACGCCTTCCTGCTCACCTCTACTAG